From Dendropsophus ebraccatus isolate aDenEbr1 chromosome 10, aDenEbr1.pat, whole genome shotgun sequence:
gcggctgcagtgaggctgtgGGCTCCGGTTCCGCTCAGATCAGCTAAgtgggaccagagccgggagcctcactgcagccgcgccgccgagcaggtactgtatgctatgcggcgggctgcaggatgcggccggggatgcgggGATGTGGAATgcgggcggcgggctgcaggatgcggccggggatgggggatgcggcggcggggctgcagacagctgggggttaaagcacatattcacagcgggatgtcaatcccgctgcgagtatgtgctatcataggggtgaatggtcccggatccgcagcggttctcactacgaatccgcagaagtgagacccgctgcggatccggtaggtgtgaagtcaCCCTTAAGCACTTACTGCAAGCTACAGCCTGACcaatacatatacaggatctgccaGACCACAGAAGTCACTGGAACAATACTTGCGATGTAAGACGCTAGTTACAGTTACAACCGTGTTCCATACTTGTTTGCCATAATTGAAACTTTATTGAATAAACtcttttgtttttatctttttcgTACTCCTTATTGGAAAATGTTTCGTTTGTTCTGTGAACAATTGTCATACATGTTACTTACATATATGTtctatgcttaaagggaatctgtcagctgcacttCAGGTTCTATCAGATAGCTgtaaggtcaaggagacacatggtacctttcacgtatctgtctgtgcttccataacatagaaaatgcttttattctttggtgcaAAATGTCAAATTGTCAAAAATCTCAAGCTCCAGTGCAGCAATGTGCAATGTCTCCTCGCCCGCCCGCCCTCCCATCCCTTCTTGATTGACAGTCAACCAGAGTCCCAAGACTGGTGGAGTAGCTATACCCTgtacttcactgatcagctgatgtGCCAACCACACAATGTGAActgaagcagacagctccatacaatgTGTGTTGACCATGCTGGGGTTACTGCAACTCAACTCCTATTAAcctcaatgggagctgagctgcagtaactcagcacGACCAGAACACAATGCATGCagctgtctgcttctggctttaTTCACTGTACAGCTGATAAGTGTGGTTGCCAGGTATTGCTACCCCACCAATCAGATATTGATAGGCTTTATTCACTGTACAGCTGATAAGTGTGGTTGCCAGGTATTGCTACCCCACCAATCAGATATTGATAGGCTATCTTTAAGATAAAGGGTTGTTTTTTTCATAGATGCTCTAAGATATGAAAGTCTCCAGActtgtccccagcagccccattgaaccctaaaggccctattaggtTGGGtttagactacggaattctcgcggataaattccgccgaaTTCCATTGCTTGTACGTGCTCACGGCTGCGCGCccttccgcccgtgccatagacaccattctatgcacgggcgaattccgccaaaagaattgacacgtcaattctttaggcggataGCAGAATCAGCCGtttcatagaatggtgtctatggagccggcggaaaggcgcgcgtctgTGAACGCGCTCTAGCGACGGAAttcggcggaatttatccgcgagaattccgtagtctgaacccactcttaggccccgttcccactgagcaaagctagcggaattccgtgacggaattgtgcgccgcggaatgccgttagcctcccgctcataatgggactctatgggaggctgctgctctgtacgcgctgaagaatgaacatgttcattcttcagcgcgtacagagcaggagcgcgcgcctctcatagagtcccattatgagcgggaggctaacggcattccgcagcggacaattccgtcgcggaattccgctagctttgctcagtgggaacggggccttacactgaaagattatcagccttacttggccgattaccgacttttcaggccaataatcgtttagtgtaatatcGCATGTTGAGAGgccatgatcagctgacatgcgcaATATTGGCTTATTGTGGTcagtaatagggatggtccgaacctgccgaggttcggggttcgtacgaacctgaactctctgcaatgattcccgctgtcttccacctccgtggagagggtggatacagccggaggaccgcctggaaaactgggatacagcctatggctatggctgtatcgacagcgggaatcattgccgagagttcaggttcgtaagaacctgaacctcggcaggttcagaccatccctagtccgaACCTCCcgatgtcttccacctccgtggagagggtggataaagcagaaggaccgcctggaaaactgggatacagcctatggctgcggctgtatcccagttttccaggcggtcctccggctgtttcagacagtgggaatcattgctgagagtccggGTCCGTACGAaactgaacctcggcaggttcggaccatccctagtcagtaaCGGTCTGCTGTGCGTCCCTCCATTTAAAAGGAGCGGCAGCAACAGCACAccactgctgacttcaatggggagCCCCGTCCAGCtcctccctgctcgctgtctgtgcatgtaatagcacaggcagcgaacaGGGAATGAGAAAGAAGCGAGCATTGAGCTTGACAGGTCAGCGCGCGCTTCCCCCAGAAAATCGTGCCTTGTAATGCAGCCTTTACTCAttctcaacagctggagagccacaagttAGCAATTGTGGCTATAGCAGAagtatacatttaaaggggaactccaggtaagggtgcgttcacacctacaggatctgcagcagatctccagcagatttgatgctgtgttcagttatttaaatgaaatctgctgcagaaaatcagctgcagatcctgtaggtgtgaacgcaccataaaggtaaaaaaaaaaaaacttctacagaagcataacgcattacttacatatctatctcagttttgaaactacccaaaatccatttgttttggggggttttgttctgtattgtgtttctgtacttcctggttgagcagttcccagaatgcagtactggtcccagaatgcaatgcttttcctcagctgttcatcacagtccacagtccttgcagcacctgtttctggccggtcagagatggtgaatcactcagcggattgggggatccagccaagcctcctgtgacatcacgccctgccccctgtctgcatcatcagcctgtgctcagctaacaaacacaatgtgagacagaggcatggaagatttgtcccctaagggggggatagcagcaggagacaatgtgaattgtcacagaggccatttttcttcacttcctggatttctatcagctaccagtgtgacagagccgcacacatacagtaacacattgtatagacacatttatataacttttaatgtactttcaaTAGAAACATTTTTTCCTTATGTAGAGTTCCCATTTAAAGCCAGGTTCACACGCTTAAAAACAGCCACCGCTGTCAGTGATGTTCACCCGAACGCTACTACAGTattggccgggtgaacatcacttcatggtAATTGGAATATTCGgttgtgcccgcactccaattaaccatagcagacaatgtaaagtacgaccggagccgcactttacattgcgtGCACGGGTTATTTTGTGCGGCCTGaatagacatgtgagttttctgtgcggccgcatagaacactggccgtagtgtatacagagtgtatacactgcgggcCTTTGTTCCTTAGAAGATAATGTTATTTCACATTTCAATAAATAGCTGCCGGTGTTGCAACAGttattgaaaatatacagtgtgtgaacatggcccgaGGCATTATTTTCTAAGGAAAGCAAGCGCCAACCAGTTAGCttagcgctcgcttcctcctcagtCCCTGCTCGCTGCCTATGTTATTACACGCACTAAAAGCGAGCGGAGAGCAGCGAGTAAAGCCGCCCAAATAATGCTTACATCGCGGGGGCTGCCCACTCCTACTGCACATAGCTACACGCTGCATGAAAATCAATGGCAGTTCTATGCTATATGGCTCCATACTTTGTAGCATACAATGTTTGTACACCTCAAAAGGAGATGTGAACAGGGCTCAACCCATGATGCTACACAAGAAGGTTACCTGGCATTTCTCCTGGCCCTCTGTCCACCATTACCGGTGTCTCCACTAAAAGTAATTATACAGTGTCCCATAAATAATACTACAAAAGAAGTAATAATACACTAAACAAAGCAAACTGCTGGACAGCAGACAAATACAGTCTATTATAATAAGGCAACCTGCAGTTTTCCcgttgaaactacaactcccagcataccctgggaGCCGCAGCTAAACAGCGGCTGGCGTCCTACTACTAAGCGCACGCGTGTCACGTGATACACTGATACCCACCAGCTGACGTCCTTCACGCAAGGCATCCTGGGAACTGTAGTGACCCGATGCTCCCATGGTGTTATATTTGTGAACCGTTATACATCAAATCCCAGAAGCCCTCGCGCTGGAATGTGTAGCTACACGCTGCTGCCTTTCCGGTCTGCTCTGTTTGGACTCTAGAAGATCACGTTGTATATAATCGGCGGGAGGAGGGTGCGTAGTGTGGGAGGGTTAATGCCATAGGGAGTCCGGTTCTATAGAACTGGCAGGTGTTCTGCTATTAgaagactacaagtcccagcatgcattgccatAGGTGACCGTAGGTGGGAATCTTGGGACTGGTAGTTCACCTgagatttaaagtgatactgatcTCATTGCTTATGATGTTTGATGTGGTGACAGTACTGACAGTGAGTGGCCCCATTGTCTATCCCAGGACTGGACTATATACAACAGAGGCCACAATATTACACACTTTACTAATATTAGATCTTTGCTGACCCCATAAGTCGGTGGGATCAGTCATGAATCATTTGGATCTGTCACAGCGCTCCtaactgcagtgtgaacatagccaactaATGTCCGCTACAGCACTGCCCTCGAATCGGCTCAGTTTATTCACTGAATTAAAATGCTGTGTAAATGGGTCATTTTTACTTGTATGTTTCTACAATTTATGTCTATTGTTTCCTTAGATGTCACTCAAGACCGAAACCATGATCAAGATGAAAAAGCAGATGGCAGAAAAGATCCTGAATCATGCCCTGGGaatcatctacctgctgaccggGGAGGTACAGTATCCTACACTGCATCCATACCTATCCATACCCTCTGATATGTCTCAGCATAGCATGGCGcatactagggatgagcaaatttacagtactagcgaacTGCTTTACTAGGCTCGGcggtcggcttgtcagcctgctgtcTTTAAAGTCTGTGTTGCTCCGCTTCCGGcctctgaaaaagctggatccagtcctgggaaactgagagaacTTTCCCagaactgcatccagcttttccaggcacccggcacaaagttcaaaggcagccggctgacaagccgaccACTGAGCCTTGCGAAGCGAttcactagtactgtaaatttgctcatccctagtgcaTACGCTATAATCTTCAGGCTTCCACTGGCCATTGTGGACAGTTGTTTGTTACTATAGTTTTTAAACTTTCAGCAAATAAAGTGACCAAAATGGGTGTAAATAAGCCCATGGTTAGATAGCGCTAGTCATTATGATTCCAGGCATCAGGATCTCCATAGTCTTTcacaatgtcatttttcagaaatcaataatacaaacaattttaagaaactctgtaataagttttatcaagcaaaagagtttccttcagtagtcaaaaagctgtttttctacccccccccccctcacttcagaagaagcaggatttccaTTAtgttgtatggagaggggaggggtcagagggggggtgagtgagcaaagaaaggagaaaaggcagccctgcaccgCCCATCATcctacaatcttctctcaccaagctcccagaaaagcagtgacctttctgacctctgaatccagcgttttatgtgcccagtctccaaaATGCACAGGCTATTTGTATTCTCTCactgctcactcatccctctcatcccctcccccctccataggttataatggactcagcaaatctgtcttcactttgctcctccttaaaggggttgtccggcgataaaaaattattcacagaataacacacattacaaagttatacaactttgtaatgtatgttatgtctgtgaatggcccccttccccgtgtttccccccacccacgctagacccggaagtgtggtgcattatactcaccgcatctcgtgtcgtccacggtctccgatcctcagcagtgacgtcttcttcgggaggccgacggatcttcccgagtgccggccaccctctgcagcgtcatccgaagctcagctgcgattggctgagcacagttatgctcagccaaccgtggctgagcttcggatgacgctgcagagggcggccggcactcgggaagatccgccggcctcccgaagaaggcgtcactgctgaggatcggagaccgtggtcggcatgtgacaggtatgtatagcgcaccacacttccgggtacacgggtgggggtggtgggacacggggaagggggccattcacagacataacatacattacaaagttgtataactttgtaatgtgtgttattctgtgaataattttttatcgccggacaacccctttaatacagctttgcctgataatacacagataagaagtgagggggaagtggtaaaacagctttttgagtacagaaagaggctttttggcTTAACAaaccctattacagagtttcttaaaatcgcttttaccattgatttcggcaaaaaaaatttttttaatgacagttacACTATAAATGCCCAGATGGTGTTCTTCAGCCTGGCAAGAGCCCAGCACATATCCTTTCTATCGCTGCCCTATGGTCAACCTGCATCCCCCTGCCCTTTTTGACTGACATTCACTAGATACACAAAACATGGGATGCACTTACCTGGGCTTTTGCCGTGATGGGGAACACCCCCTGAGCCTCATATTAACACAAAGGCTTATATCTCACAGATGGAGAGGACTgatgaaataaaaaatgtatgcTCAGAATCATGACACACAACCCTATCTAGTGATGGGCCTATTTACAGCCGTGTTTTTCTGCTACACTGTGTGTGAAAGGCCGATCAGTTACACATGCCCACCTTGTCTCCTAGGAATATGTCATAGTGAAGAAAAATTCCCCGCACAGTACCATGGACCTTCttactggagaggtgagactTACTTATTATGTATACAATGTCCTGTTTACACTCTGTAAGGTCTCAGATCTGTATATCTGTGTATTTCTGGTTCCAGATACCGGTAAAATGTGGCGACATCTCAATCTATTTCTCCATGGAAGAATGGGACTATATAGAAGAGCATAAGGACCTTTATAAGGATCACTATCAGAGTCTGGTGCTGGAAGAAGGCATAGCAGTGGACAGATGCTCAGGTAACATTGCGGAGCCTGGCTGTCAAAATGTTGCAAACATGAACCaaggcagccccctcccccccaccccctaagCACAGGAAAAGACACAGGTGTTAAACTCCAGCCTCcagtttttgcaaaactacaattcccatcatgcctggacagccaaagctaaagctttggctgtccaggcatgatgggaattgtagttttacaacaggtggaaggccggagtttgacacccctgtactAAAGAAGACAGGCATACAACCCTTCATAAATTTCCCATGTTAAACAGTTTCTCCTTGTGTTGATTCTTATAGGCCCGTACAAGAACAGTTTCAATATTGTTTTTCTTGGAGAAGAGAAACTAAATGAGAAAGACGTGGAGGATGTGAACTTCAAAAAGACCTGTGCAGGTTAGTTATATGGGGCATAGTGTTGTGATGTGGGGGTAGGACGCTGTGCCAGGTCCTCAGTTGCTCTCTAGAGATGGCACTGGGCTCTGGGATGGTTCTCCTGCTCCCTTGGTGTTTGTGGTCTCCTATGGGCCTGGCTGCTGCTGTAGAATGACGTGGGGGGTGAAGTGGAGCACTAGATCCAGCAGAGGGTGCTCTGATGGAGCAGGTTGGACCTGCAGGCAGGTGAAAGAGTTCATCTGGGTCCTATGTTGTCCTGGCACCAATCCGGTAATCTGGAAACAGTTTAGTTTCTGGTTGGTATAATGCATTTTAATGGCATCCGGAATTCTGGAAAGGAggccccaatagaagtctatggaagtgTTCGGAATTCTGGACGCTTTCCTGATACACATAATTTGTGTTCTGTGAAGAATCTGTTTTGTTAGACATCAGCTTAATTCGAGGATTCtcgagtctgattgttcggcatttaaataccagtagctgaagaagttggatgccgccctagggtgtcctggaaaacatgggtacagcctatggtaTATGGCTGCATCCAGGATTTCCAGGAtttcctatggctgcatccagcttcttccgCCTCCGGTATTTAAATGCTAAATGATCGGACTCATCTCTATGTTTTGGGCTACACAGTGATTCCTATTTAGGCGACCAGGAAACACTGTGTTGGGTGACTCAGCTacctattcaagtgaatgggaaaGCACCAGAGATGCGTCACCAGGCAGAGTGACATGGTGCTTCCTGAATGGTTGATAAATCTTAGCCTTTGTGTCACATTCTTGATAATGCGTCAACATGTGAGATAATGTCTGACCTCTCAGTGACGCAGTAGGCTCCTAGAATGTCAATGACACCCGAGAGGCATGCTTACAGCCCTGGAGCCATGACTACTTTGGATACAGACACTGCCCAATGCCTAGATTTTTAGTTGTAAAAGTTAAATTTCTCTAATcctgtacttaaagggaatctgccattaggtttatggtgccttaaatgagggcagcataaactagtgacagaaatgtattacttacattattctgttcagccgttctcctaatatgcaggagaataggattctcgttgaacccccccccccccgccttccagctgctgattgacaggtgactgcctatacacagcatggatagataactgctaatcagcagctggtgggcggagttttctgctcatgaatattgagcactactgggcttatgcacatagtggagaggactacttattgtccatgttattcagaaggatatctctggatcagctgcactgaacaatgtaagtgatacatcattctgctcagcttctctgttactagtttatactaggaaaatatagacaaaaaaaggcacaaggcagagcgcctcatagcgtAACACCataaatagaaatggccataggcCTATAGGTAAGTATACAGGTATTTGCTCACCTGATGTAGTTGTGATAAGCCACAACTACTATGTAACGTATCAAGGAGACTGGAAGAAGATGGTCGCTGCTGAGGACTCTCACCCGCAGACTCAAAGTGTGCGTTAGCATAGACGGAATCCAAATGGCAAAAAAAGAGATATTGTCCTCGCGCAGACCATAAGTAGATTTCTGGTTTATTGGTACATAAAAATCCccaggtaacgcgtttcgagagccctctgctctctttatcaaacctccaggatgattcaAACAAAACATAGAACATGGTATATAAATACCCccacatgtatacacataggcCCGCCCACATACTCCAATAACGGAAGTCCGGCTATGATCGGTAACAAAATCGTACCTTTGACCTACTCAATAGGTCAGAGTCCATAGGTCTGCAGGTGTAAATATGAATATACAATGCAAGACTTCATATGATCCTCATTACCTTACTTAGTTGTCACGTATTCTCCTGCGGCGTCCTCCCGAGTTGCCGCTTGGAAAACAGGACCTTTGCGCGTGCGCACTCAGATCCTGTTCCCAGGCAACCGGAGACGCCACAGGTCCTAAACGTACCAGTCccgagagaggaggggagaaaaAGTCCTCTCTCGGGACTGGTACGTTTAGGACCTGTGGCGTCTCCGGTTGCCTGGGAACAGGATCTGAGTGCGCACGCGCAAAGGTCCTGTTTTCCAAGCGGCAACTCGGGAGGACGCCGCGGGAGAATACGTGACAACTAAGTAAGGTAATGAGGATCATATGAAGTCTTGCATTGTATATTCATATTTACACCTGCAGACCTATGGACTCTGACCTATTGAGTAGGTCAAAGGTACGATTTTGTTACCGATCATAGCCGGACTTCCGTTATTGGAGTATGTGGGCGGgcctatgtgtatacatgtggGGGTATTTATATACCATGTTCTATGTTTTGTTtgaatcatcctggaggtttgataaagagagcagagggctctcgaaacgcgttacctggGGATTTTTATGTACCAATAAACCAGAAATCTACTTATGGTCTGCGCGAGGACAATATCTCTTTTTTTGCCATTTGGATTCCGTCTTCGTTTATactaggacaccataaacctgctgacagagtttaGTTACATTGTTtctttgaggctaggttcacactatttaAAATTGACATCCGTCTTTCATATTAGTGGCCGTTatttaaacaaatacagaccGTTTTTCGTGCAATCACTGTtgttattatgaaagacggccgtcttttttacatagtttgaacccagctttagggtacgttcacacttaccggatccgtaGCTGatattctgctgcggatccgcagcagatgtcatttaaataactgaacacagcatcaaatctgccccatcaaatctgctgcagatctgctgcggatcctgtaggtgtgaaagcacccttataGTGATTATTTTGCCCTTCTATTCCCAGATTATATACTATTCCCagattatatttttataatgcgcCATTTATCTTTCCTGACAGAAAAGTCAGGGGCCCGGAGTCTGGCAGCCGAGTCCCGTTTGGGTTCACAGGATGGGACGGTAGAAGATGACACCAGCATGTCTCGTGGATATCATGGAAGAAACTCGTCTATCGCATCATCAGTGTGTGACATGGAAAGCCACAAATCATCTTGTCCTCAGTGGAAATGTGAGGCGTGGACAGTGAATAACAACATGATCCGTAAGGATCAGCTATCGAAGAAAAAGACTCCTacccaaaagaaaaagaataagGATTCTGTTACTGGGCCACCAAAGGATGTAACTGTGAATGGGACCAAAATCCCAAGGACTGAGCTTATGTGTGTGGATGGGGAACACCTTATGGGACACAAGAGGAGACATATAGCAGAGAAGTCTTTCAGTTGCAATGATTGCGGGAAACACTTTGCCCATAAACCTCTTCTCATTGCCCACCAGAGGTCCCATACTGGGGAGACCTGTTACTGGTGCGGGGAGTGTGGGATCTTCTACACCTACAAGTCTCAGCTTATTGCACACCAAAGGACTCACAACGAAGAAAAATTCTATCCGTGTGATGTATGCGGCCAAAAATTTGACTTTAGGTGTCTTCTCCTTGTTCACCAGCAAATCCACACCGGACTAAAACCCCATCAGTGTTACGAGTGCGGGGAACGCTTTACATACAGGTCCACTCTTGTAGTTCACAAACGGACTCACTCAGGAGAGAAGCCGCACCGATGCAAGTACTGCGGGGAACACTTCTCTGATGGATACAGTCTGACCGCACATCAGAAGGTGCATAGGGCCGAGGAGAGTCACACATGCCCTGACTGCGGGAAGCAGTTTGCATACAAGGCTTCTCTTATTGTCCACCAGAGGGCGCACAAACCGGCAGACAGACAACAAAAGCTTCTAGTGAAACCAAATCTGGGCCGCAAAAGAAAAGGCCTAATAGTGTCAAGTGCAATAGAAAAATCTTCTTAAATCATAACCTGCAGAAGAGATCTATTCAGGCGATAAAGTATATCTGGAACTTCTTTACTATGCATATTAACCTCCAGACTTAAAACCTTTTGAATATAAGAATATAGACGTTTTAGCTGTAGGCGAGTGAAATAAAGAGGATGTATGAGACCCTGTGGATTTCAgtgtcttatgtttttttttacgttggtgatattaaagttttttttgtaatttaacagggatgccgatgcagtttttttaaatttttttaaatgatgccCAGTTCCTGCTCTTGGCCTTAAtcttttcccgagcaccggcccgccccagagcacagaggggcaggcccgccgccccccagtttggtgatatcccctcccctctgtgacaccgctccattaattctaatggagtcctgtcacagaagggaggtggttttgtcacactggggggggatgcaggcctgcccccagtgctccagggcAGGCTGGTGCTTGGGAAAAGACTGGCGCTGAGTGTGGGAACCAGGCagcatttcaaaaaaaggaccgcgccaccgGCATTCCCGTGTTGGCGCTGATCTGTCAAAGGAAAAAGTCAGGCGATTTTATAAAATCCGTCGGGGGGGAAAATGGATTACAAATACTAGCTTGCCTCTCCCCTGCTAGCGGTGAGTAGCAGGACGGGCCATGGGATCCCGGCAGGGCTCCAGGAACTCTGgggctgacacgtcatgacccagctgatgccAGGCCTACCCTCCCCAGtcctgacgtcatcacaactcgggggaaaatgctttccggcaggggtcccgaggccagtcccgccactcaccgtGGGTACAGGAGGAGGTAAGTTACTACTTCTACgcgggacttcccctttaagggaaaaaaaacaacagtgtacctgatggtacatttgctttaaagcggttctgtacccacaatctgtccccccccccccaaaccacttgtaccttcagatagctgcttttaatccaagatctgtcctgggatccgatcagcaggtgatgcagctattgtcctaaaa
This genomic window contains:
- the LOC138766196 gene encoding zinc finger protein 514-like produces the protein MSLKTETMIKMKKQMAEKILNHALGIIYLLTGEEYVIVKKNSPHSTMDLLTGEIPVKCGDISIYFSMEEWDYIEEHKDLYKDHYQSLVLEEGIAVDRCSGPYKNSFNIVFLGEEKLNEKDVEDVNFKKTCAEKSGARSLAAESRLGSQDGTVEDDTSMSRGYHGRNSSIASSVCDMESHKSSCPQWKCEAWTVNNNMIRKDQLSKKKTPTQKKKNKDSVTGPPKDVTVNGTKIPRTELMCVDGEHLMGHKRRHIAEKSFSCNDCGKHFAHKPLLIAHQRSHTGETCYWCGECGIFYTYKSQLIAHQRTHNEEKFYPCDVCGQKFDFRCLLLVHQQIHTGLKPHQCYECGERFTYRSTLVVHKRTHSGEKPHRCKYCGEHFSDGYSLTAHQKVHRAEESHTCPDCGKQFAYKASLIVHQRAHKPADRQQKLLVKPNLGRKRKGLIVSSAIEKSS